Genomic DNA from Penaeus chinensis breed Huanghai No. 1 chromosome 21, ASM1920278v2, whole genome shotgun sequence:
gggagagagggagagagggagagagggagagagggagagagggagagagggagagagggagagagggagagagggggagaaggagagggggagaaggagaaggagagggagagggaaagggagagggagagggagagggagagagggggggaccaTTCAACAAATGTACTTCACCTTCACTTATGAATGAGTcatatgaaaaacaagaaaaaaaaaaaacacataaaaagcaTAAGTCATGAATATTTGGacataaaaactaataaaaaaaagagggggaaaagcatTACTACAAATATTCACACAGCTTTAAATATCTCTGGTTTTAATCGTAGTAAAGGTCGACAGTGATTCCATCAAGGTTGACTTTGCTGGTCATTATGTGTGAGAGCATACACCTGCTGGGTAAGTATCACGTTCCTGTGCCGCAGGACTTGGAGTAGGTCAGCCTGTCGCTCCAACACCCATTCTAAGTTGCTAGGACCCctgttgaagaaaaagaaggaagttaCTGCTGTAATGCAAAAGGAAAATTCAGAGATAAAAGAAATCAATCAATAAGCATACATTTAGCATCTTTCTtactatctattatcatcatcatccctgttcttgtcatcatcctcattgttgtgatcaccattactgttacagtaaaaatcataaaagtaatcacaataatgatacaaaatcacACTTACCTCACTCCCACATAGGAATCAGGACGGGTAAATCTGAGAGCCACATCTTCTGCCAGGGTGTCGGGAGGTAGTCCAGCAAGGTTGAAGCGAACAACTTCCACtgagacagaataaaaaaagatgaaagagattagaaaaaaataacactccATAATAAATATCACTTTTGAAACTTTGCAATAAGTTTCAGTGTAAGTGCTACTCTTTATTTAATcagacattttattattttacttacacTAGCAATGCAAAACAAATCATATATGATTTATGAATAAcacaatacctaaaaaaaaagacatgaaaacaAAGACATACCTATGTGTTTGATGACAAAGGGGATTGCACAAAAAATCTCTAGGATAAAAATCACTTGCTGATAGTTCACAGGGGTCAGTCCAAGATTCAAACTACAAGTGTCTGAGCTTCCACCCAGACAATAGTCTTTTACAACACAACCAATGACAATCAAGATGACATTTCCtgtgaatataaagaaaagaaaggaaatgaatataATGGTTAAGGAATACAATGAAtcagataatatcaataacatctgaaaaaaaactaaacaaagttaCTGATATGATTTGTGGACGTTTGAAGGAAATATGGCAGGGGTATGATGAGGCCAACAATGCAGTTAGAAGAAGATACTTGAGCAAAAGGAGTGAAAAAAGGAAGTAGTATGTGGTGTCTTGAGAGTTGAAAATGTTTATAAGGTACTGAGAGCCTCTAAAAAGCTAATTAGGGGAGGCACTGTAATTACTGATATGAAATCTGATTTTATTAGACAgatgcctcttcttcttttaagaGATTGTTGAAAGGGAAATATCTATCAAAGAAAGGTCTTTACTTTGCTTTTgtggattttgaaaaaaaaaaatgatacaggtTTTCAATAGGTGTGGATAGCAATGGGATAAGTTAAGTGAAGATCTTTGATCCTTAAATGGAAGCCACTTGGCCCTAGGAGATGAATTATAAATTTATCAATTGGGGAGGAATTAATCAAGACTTGAAAGGAAGTACTCTGTATGTTGTGGATCTTTATAAAGGTAATAGCAAATGAACATTCATTGATTTTCTTGATTACTTGCTCTATGCAAAAAACACTAAACTTTCCAGACAATATGAAATGAAAGGATTTTATCACactttaattatgatgataatacaatgaaataattaGCTGATTATATCTTAAActggggaggaatgggaaagcCTGGAACTGGAAGGGAAGGGATATGACCTGAGACAAGGCAAGGAAGGTATGCAGCACAAGTCAGGGTAAATGGTTCATACTGTGATGAATCTGAAATATGGAGTATGGCTTCAAAGAAAATGGGTTCAAGCTGAATTTGAATACAAACACTAGTCACGGTCAGTAGAGACGGAAAGGATGCTCCATTCAAGAGTGGTAAGTGTCCATGGGGGCTTTGATTTATTGTAATGTATATAAGCTCTACTTCTTTTACCCAGCTTAGCACTGGattaaccccttgctgacgggtacgacgggtagacacgtgctatgcccactgttagtacttgtttgattgtttttacacataaatctatacttatactaagtcaccaatcagccagttacgagtactgccagtctcgcccgttcacccttttctttgattttcaaaatattttacgttaccttattttgctgttattaatgttaaaaaacattataataattataatgtttataataacaataacatcatcaattatcatagcactagtaaaaattacgttattcctgccaattcaaatcacgtatggtcacaaggtctactaattgactcttttgtggcagagccatctatgggcaaatatttcacaaaaaaatatagaaaataggcacagcattttcccaattttttgttcattttccctggcggcattgggttattaTGACAGTGAGACCAGTAGTAGGTTCAAAAGAATCTAAGTGCAAAAGCTATCCTATGCACTTGCAAGGAAAGAATGGACAATGGGTCTGTTGAGGCCATAAAATGATTTTGCTCCCTAGAAGTTACAACTCCTGCAGATGGTGAATGGAGGATAACTgattacttatgatgatgatggtgaggaggaggatggaaaagaaatattttattcAAAGTATATGATATGAAATACTTAATGAACTCTCAATCactataaatctaaatataaatcATGCAGGACTAGTtggaaattatacaaataatactgACTAATCACAGTGTCCTGTGCCACAGGCAACAGGAACATAGCAGTTCTATATTTCTCACCTGTCATTCAATAAACTGAGATTTATGGCAAGAGTGACTATAAATGAAATCCCAACCATTTCAAGCCATATCTTCAAAAACAGAGTACTCTTATCACTAGTGCCATCACCTCACCTCCACTCAAAATGTAAAAAGTGACTCTGTGTAGATATCGGGTTGCATTGTAGAAATCATGATAGCCAAGGATTCTCGACTTCTTATGTTCTGCTTTTACATACCAAGTAAGAAcctgaaaaacaaatatttcttaaggaatgataaaaattatgaaggTATGTATGTCCAAAGGGGGCCTCAGAGCAATTGCCTGGCGATACTTATATTAAATGTTCTGTCAATCAATAccttcatctataacataagcatAGACATATGCACATTAATGCAGTATATCTCAGAATTGTAGTGTATTAACATGAAGATATTGATGCTTATgttatagataaaagataaaattaacAACACATTTAATAAACAAAATTGGTCTGACCCCCTTCAAATgcacatactaacatacacaaaaaacaaacaaatatttcttGAAGAATGGTAAACTTTATATGATAGGAATTTTTATTCACAATCCAACGAAGCTAAACTTAACTGAAAGGTACTAACATCTTTTAAACATGAAAATTGTAAAGACAGATTCAATACAACCACAATAAAAATCATTAGATAACTTGAATCAATTCCAATTATTTCCATGCACTTTAAATATGTTCAAACTTCCTACATATCTCTCATAcaataaggaaggaaaaaattGTATTTCAAAAGTAAGAACAGGACTGACTGACATGCTAGATTCCCTCATCCCTCTAGTATAGCTCTGCTTTTGCTTTGCATTCTCTGTTTGACAGGTTCACTCACTCCTGCTCTTCCCATTAGTTAATAGTTGCATGTTTGATCACACGTTTTGTGATGCCATCCAGAGCAGCTATATATCCACTATGATTTTATTTGTCTGAGCCATAGTCTTTTCATCACAGTCTTCCCTTGTGAGCACAACTGTATATCTTTCATATCTGTATTTCAAACTGTGGCACTTGTGGTACATATGACAGCAAAGCCCATCTCTATTTTGTGCCAGTGCATCCCTCTACATGATGAGTCCTTATTAGGCAGACTAACTCCTGGCTATTCCATATCAGTGTAATACTCTTCTCTTGTACCAGTTACATTGGGTTCTAGATTCAGAATTAGTACTCAAGAATTACATCTACACTGCCTGTGATTTTGCCTCACCTATCTTGACTCAAATTGGAGAGTACATGCCTCACCCAGTGCTATTACCTTGGCTCTACCCTTCTGTCGAGGATAGCAGTTTTAGCAATATATAGCTTGTTTTCTGTTCCACCCACTGATACAGGATGTGTACATTCTCTTCCCTACACATAATCTCTGCTAACTAATGTTATTTTAAGGTTCAATATTCACTTTCCTTATTTTGTGACATCTAagctgacagagagaaaggaggtggtgACTGTGGGATAGCCAGGGTGGATTTTGTGTTAACTTTTGTCATCTCTAGTTCTTGGATATGTCATGCAATTCTTATAATTACGCAGAGTCATCTCAGTTGAGATTTCTCATTTTGCTAATTAGGTTCATTTCTATAATCTTCACACCAGATCTCACAAGCAGAAAAAGAGGAGATCCCATCAATTGAATGACAATAGACACAAATCTTCCACTTCAAACTGATGTGAATTATACAGAACTTAATAGAGCATCAAAGAGAGTTAAGCTCTATGTGATAATCCAAACTATCAACATCAGCATTAAAATaccaataaattaataattataaaaaataaaatcacaagtaTTCATAGCATTCAAACCCACCAATCTGAGCCTTTGGTACATTTACATATTGGGAATGGCATAGTTTACTTACAATACCATCATATAAATTTGTAATATGTCTactgaattataataacaaccaaCCATATTCTGCAACTAAATCCGCAAACCAGAAAGAGGTCAACACATCTACATAAACAACACACTAAAATCAACACCTAATAAATGATGTAtaagcttaaaaaaaataaaatggagaaaaCAGCTTACCATTACCACAGCCCACACAATAATGTGTAGGTACTGAAGGGCAGAAAATGAATCAGTACCAGTGTTTGAAGTGTGGACAACCGGGACAAGAAATGCTCCAGCTGGTAAAATGATCTGTCAAGAACATTACATatccaacattattattatcttgatcactATCAGGACTACTATTATATTGtcgctgttatgatcattatcaggaTCAGGATCATtatacttaattattattatcatcactattattacccttattattctAAAGGATAACCCTAGAAAagtaaaagacaaacagaaataaagaaaaaaaaagaaagacagaaaaataaaagaggcaGTAGTACGAAAAAGAGAATGGAAtcttaaaaattaaataaagaagaaattgaaCATAAGGAAAGAAGGGCCTTACCAACAACAGTAACTTGCTGTAAAGGGCTGGTATTACAGGGAGTGGGTAGTGATGCTCTTCCTGCCCCACAATGAGCTTTTCTTGGTCTCCTCCTACAGTATTAATACTGAAATCCCCTGCTTCCACAGTGTTAGCTTGTCGTTCCATTGTCAGCGTCTTAGGATCTGCCAGAAGAAAACCAGAATGACAATATGCTCTATATTCCATGGTCAGTCTAGTAATAGTACACTAAGTGCTTAGACCTCTGTATTGCAACATCACTCTTCAGAATGATGCTTCAGTGCTTGAAAGACTATGCTAAACAAGAGACTATTTGGTCATAAGAACCTAAGATTCTTAGTTCAAGTAAATACACAAGAAATGTTTCAGCATCTGTACAATCTTTCATCTCATTATGCACCTTTTATCATCTTATTTCATAGTTcaaaatttgttttattgtttgcaaACTAAATGACAGATGGAATTGTTTAATAAAAAGGGCATGAAAGTCAAACTTCCCTTGGAAAATAGTGACATATATAATCTGCTTCATCTTTCTAATTCACTGAATGCTCAAGAACACTTAAAAATCAAAACTGTGTGGACAATAATTCCTGAATTTTGGCTTGCCACACTGATGGCAAGTGTGGGGTTGAATGAAGTCAGCAGTCCAAAGTTTGACTATAAACAAAGTTCAAGTGAAATCCTCCCTGGTGAAGCAGCTGCATAATTTCAACCTcaagagttttttttctcttgcttcccacatcctctacCATTTTTCTTATGTTGCCCACCCTTCACAAAAACTGCTTGACTGTTCaacttgacctgacctcacttcactcacttctgttcacctgtcctcacctgccctgtggTTACTACactgtttttcctctctcccacttttactccttcctttcccttttctcctcaaaCTTGATGATATCCAAGGGGATTCTGAAAGTGTTGTctcacttttcaataaatcttgtttttgcatCATGGGTTTTTCCACCATAAACAAAGTCTAGTTTAGGGCTTTCTGACATATCCATAGCTACCAGATTCATTCTCTAAAAATGTATTTTTGGAGTTAATAtgttttcacaaaaataaaatttaaaaaatgacttattgttatcattactgcactGACTTATGAACCTTGAGAGATGATACTgaatctgtgcaaggaaaacagccTATTCGCATTtggataaatcaaataaaatgataaatacagacataagaaaatggcaaaaaaaaaaagctgaaaatgagaaagagagagagagaaaaaaaaaaagtgtttctaTGCACGCGGCCTACATCCACCAGAGTGGCCACTGAAGTAGGCCTAATGTCCACATTTTGGGCCACATCCTGACAGTGAAGTATCCAGATCCATGGGGTTATTACACATATtcgagaaatacatatatgttgactcacagagagagagagagagagagagagagagagagagagagagagagagagagagagagagagagagagagagagagagagagagagagagagagagagacagagacagagacagagacagagacagagacagagacagagacagagacagagacagagacagagacagagacagagacagagacagagacagagacagagacagagacagagacagagacagagacagagacagagacagagacaaagacagagacagagacagagacagagacagagacagagacagagacagagacagagacagagacagagacagaccttttatatcactaattatatacatttacatatatacatacatatatatatacatatatacatatatatacatatatatacatatatatatacatatatatatacatatatatatacatatatatacatatatatacatatatatacatatatatacatatatatacatatatatacatatatatacatatatatacatatatatacatatatatacatatatatacatatatatatacatatatatacatatatatacatatatatacatatatatacatatatatatacatatatatacatatatatatacatatatatacacatatatatacacatatatatacacatatatatacatatatatatatacatatatatatacatatatatatacatatatatatacatatatatatacatatatatacatatatatacatatatatacatatatatacatatatatatacatatatatacatatatatacatatatatatacatatatatatacatatatatacatatatatacatatatatacatatatatacatatatatacatatatatacatatatatacatatatatacatatatatacatatatatacatatatatacatatatatacatatatatacatatatatacatatatatacatgagaaaatgggagatagagagatgggactgagagagagaaaatgagagagagagaaaaaaaaaagagagagaacagagacagagacggagacagagacagacagacagacagaccttttatatcactaattatattaaagacaagaccagtgtctgtaataaagttaatataatcaacaagtgctaatctctGAACATTAATATTTGATCAATAAGATGAAGTTTTCATACAATGTAGTGAGTGATGGCTAAGATTATGCAACTTGGGCATGTTGCACAGTTTGCAGTTGTgaaatgaaacaggttttgcctccaaaactgcatcctgtacatattatATGTTGTACTGATATCCTGTGTGTAGCCTAGTCAATGTAATCTGCTGTCTCTGAGACAGTCCATGATAGACTTCATAGGGTTTGTCTATATCTGATGTCCGAGCAAAACTCTCATAATGCCAGACAGTACTATGttaatttttattcatcttctcAGTGGTCTATACCTGTCCCTCAAAATCTTGACAACAACTGATAACACATTTTTTCATTCCATTGAGAGATAGCAGtactacataatatggatcttcatcgGAAAGTGCTAATCTGGCAAACTTTGTCACataatgatattcctatatgaaagAGTATTCAGTAAAGTGATACTTGAATACCCTGtcctgatagtttagaaatttggtgaaggatatttctAGTCACCAtgtttctggattaaatgcagtgagCTTATGGAGAGCACCTTGGCTGtcagtaaagacagccaggtatCTCTGCtgctcattacattttttttaacctGTTAGTGCCGAGCCCCACctatagccatcataacaaatCGCTTGATCTGCCAGGTATGGCTATATGTGTGATGACATGCTAGATCACATCAAGTGGGAAGTTCCACTAAACATAGCGGACTAGTATTAACATGATTTTTGTGCCAAGGGGCAGTAAGTTCTGTTTCTGGAATGTTAATGGCTTCATTGTTCCATACACTAAAGAATATAATAGTATGAGTAGTTTTAGTTTTCCAATCTAAGTCAGACTATATTAGATTCGAGACCAGACATGTCTAACTCtgcaatttatctcatttgataaaaTATTGGAGATTCTTGGTCTGAGTAGAAGTTGCAGGAAAATGATGACGAATATGGTGTTAACTTGGGCGACATGACTACGAACAGAGGggaggtctagctctttcctcatCACGTGTTTAGCAGTCATTGGATATTCAAGAATAAttttcatggccttgttctgtaaagcTTCAAGAATTGGGCTTACATAGTTTgtcatggacctaacaagggaaatatacaagggaaatatacatcacccttaggactctcagggaggcacccaCATATG
This window encodes:
- the LOC125036530 gene encoding transmembrane protein 192-like, coding for MERQANTVEAGDFSINTVGGDQEKLIVGQEEHHYPLPVIPALYSKLLLLIILPAGAFLVPVVHTSNTGTDSFSALQYLHIIVWAVVMVLTWYVKAEHKKSRILGYHDFYNATRYLHRVTFYILSGGNVILIVIGCVVKDYCLGGSSDTCSLNLGLTPVNYQQVIFILEIFCAIPFVIKHIVEVVRFNLAGLPPDTLAEDVALRFTRPDSYVGVRGPSNLEWVLERQADLLQVLRHRNVILTQQVYALTHNDQQSQP